Proteins co-encoded in one Haloarcula sp. DT43 genomic window:
- the hisE gene encoding phosphoribosyl-ATP diphosphatase yields the protein MSDDTGDVIDELFAVIEDRKANLPEDSYTASLFTHEKGENAVLEKLGEETTELILAAKDDDREELAHESADIVYHLLVLLAMKDMDVDDLRAELAERR from the coding sequence ATGAGCGACGACACCGGCGACGTCATCGACGAACTGTTCGCTGTCATCGAGGACCGCAAGGCGAACCTCCCGGAGGATTCCTACACGGCGTCGCTGTTCACCCACGAGAAAGGCGAGAACGCCGTCCTGGAGAAGCTCGGCGAGGAGACGACGGAGCTGATTCTGGCGGCGAAAGACGACGACCGCGAGGAACTGGCCCACGAGTCGGCCGACATCGTCTATCACCTGCTCGTCCTGCTGGCGATGAAGGACATGGACGTCGACGACCTGCGGGCGGAACTGGCCGAGCGGCGGTAG
- a CDS encoding 50S ribosomal protein L16 yields the protein MSDKPASMYRDIDKPAYTRREYITGIPGSKIAQHKMGRKQKDADDYPVQISLIVEETVQLRHGSLEASRLSANRHMIKELGEEGDYKMTLRKFPHQVLRENKQATGAGADRVSDGMRAAFGKIVGTAARVQAGEQLFTAYCNVEDAEHVKEAFRRAYNKITPSCRIKVERGEELLIA from the coding sequence ATGTCGGACAAACCCGCCTCAATGTACCGGGACATCGACAAGCCCGCGTACACCCGACGCGAATACATCACGGGCATCCCCGGTTCGAAGATCGCACAGCACAAGATGGGCCGCAAGCAGAAGGACGCCGACGACTACCCCGTCCAGATAAGCCTCATCGTCGAGGAGACCGTCCAGCTCCGCCACGGCTCCCTCGAGGCCTCCCGGCTGTCGGCCAACCGCCACATGATAAAGGAACTCGGCGAAGAGGGCGACTACAAGATGACGCTGCGGAAGTTCCCCCACCAGGTCCTGCGCGAGAACAAGCAGGCGACCGGTGCCGGGGCCGACCGTGTCTCCGACGGGATGCGCGCCGCCTTCGGGAAGATAGTCGGCACCGCCGCCCGCGTCCAGGCCGGCGAGCAACTGTTCACCGCGTACTGCAACGTCGAGGACGCCGAACACGTCAAGGAGGCGTTCCGCCGCGCCTACAACAAGATAACGCCCTCGTGTCGCATCAAGGTCGAACGCGGCGAAGAGCTGCTGATAGCGTAA
- a CDS encoding phosphoglycerate kinase, with amino-acid sequence MTFQTLDDLDDGQRVLVRLDLNSPVEDGEVQDNRRFERHAETIDELVDRGFEIAVMAHQGRPGRDDFVSLAQHADILAEHIDHPVGFVDETYGPQAIHDIADLESGDVLVLENTRMCDDELPEEDPEVKAQTEFVQTLKDEFDAYINDAYSAAHRSHASLVGFPLVMDAYAGRVMETEYEANTAIAEKEFDGQVTMVVGGTKATDVIDVMTHLDEKVDDFLLGGIAGELFLRAASHPVGYDIDDANLYDEQWETNSEKIESMLDDHRDQITLAVDLAYEDEDGGRAEQAVDDIEEKTVSYLDVGSETVMEYSPVIRNSEAVFVKGALGMFEDERFSVGTAGVLEAIAETDCFSVVGGGDTSRAIEMYGMEEDEFGHVSIAGGAYIRALTGAELIGVEVLQR; translated from the coding sequence ATGACTTTCCAGACGCTCGACGACCTCGACGACGGACAGCGCGTCCTCGTCCGCCTCGACCTCAATTCCCCGGTCGAGGACGGCGAAGTACAGGACAACCGGCGGTTCGAACGCCACGCCGAGACCATCGACGAACTCGTCGACCGCGGGTTCGAAATCGCGGTCATGGCCCACCAGGGCCGCCCGGGCCGGGACGACTTCGTCTCGCTTGCCCAGCACGCCGACATCCTCGCCGAGCACATCGACCACCCGGTCGGGTTCGTCGACGAGACCTACGGGCCACAGGCGATTCACGACATCGCCGACCTGGAGTCCGGCGACGTGCTCGTCCTCGAAAACACGCGGATGTGCGACGACGAACTCCCCGAGGAAGACCCCGAAGTGAAGGCCCAGACGGAGTTCGTCCAGACGCTCAAAGACGAGTTCGACGCCTACATCAACGACGCGTACTCGGCGGCCCACCGCTCGCACGCCTCCCTGGTCGGCTTCCCGCTGGTGATGGACGCCTACGCCGGTCGCGTGATGGAGACCGAGTACGAGGCGAACACCGCCATCGCCGAGAAGGAGTTCGACGGGCAGGTGACGATGGTCGTCGGCGGGACGAAAGCGACCGACGTCATCGACGTGATGACCCACCTGGACGAGAAGGTCGACGACTTCCTGCTTGGCGGCATCGCGGGCGAACTGTTCCTGCGGGCCGCGAGCCACCCCGTCGGCTACGACATCGACGACGCAAACCTCTACGACGAGCAGTGGGAGACAAACAGCGAGAAGATCGAGTCCATGCTCGACGATCACCGCGATCAGATCACGCTCGCGGTCGACCTGGCCTACGAGGACGAAGACGGGGGCCGCGCGGAGCAGGCCGTCGACGACATCGAGGAGAAGACCGTCTCCTACCTCGACGTGGGCAGCGAGACGGTCATGGAGTACTCGCCGGTCATCCGGAACTCCGAGGCCGTCTTCGTGAAGGGAGCGCTCGGCATGTTCGAAGACGAGCGCTTCTCGGTCGGGACCGCCGGCGTCCTCGAAGCCATCGCCGAGACCGACTGCTTCTCCGTCGTCGGCGGCGGTGACACCTCGCGAGCCATCGAGATGTACGGGATGGAAGAAGACGAGTTCGGGCACGTCTCCATCGCCGGCGGCGCGTACATCAGGGCGCTCACCGGAGCGGAACTGATCGGCGTCGAGGTCCTGCAGCGCTAA
- a CDS encoding Hsp20/alpha crystallin family protein, protein MRRDDSDDPFDEFFREIERMMDEMMGAEGDVHIDRDAGGGGADLHVDVHETDDEIRVVADVPGVDKDAIDLKCDGTVLTINAESAEREYHERLTLPTRVDEHSAAATYNNGILEVTFDPEEDSADIEL, encoded by the coding sequence ATGAGACGCGATGACAGTGACGACCCGTTCGACGAGTTTTTCCGGGAAATAGAGCGGATGATGGACGAGATGATGGGTGCCGAGGGCGACGTCCACATCGACCGTGACGCCGGTGGCGGCGGGGCCGACCTCCACGTCGACGTCCACGAGACCGACGACGAAATCCGTGTCGTCGCCGACGTTCCGGGCGTCGACAAGGACGCAATCGACCTCAAGTGCGACGGCACCGTCCTCACTATCAACGCGGAGAGCGCCGAGCGCGAGTACCACGAACGGCTGACACTGCCGACCCGCGTCGACGAACACTCCGCCGCCGCGACGTACAACAACGGCATCCTCGAAGTCACCTTCGACCCCGAAGAGGACTCCGCCGACATCGAACTGTAG
- a CDS encoding NOG1 family protein, producing MSHPFEGLPTTPTAEELVDKAFSRASRAGGAKDGNEAQQSMLMTASNIASDNLENVVTAWPTIDDLDPFYVELADAIVGEAYPADDDPGIDALKQHLSEISWAASKVTEIRQEYESRVARGDIDTARKLRKQAFARIADVVEEVEDDLAAVSTAHNALKGIPDIRPDEPAIVVAGYPNVGKSSFVNRVTRADNEIASYPFTTTQIRVGHFEDQRIRYQLVDTPGLLDRPPEDRNEIESQAVSALEHLADAVLVFVDPSGECGYPLADQLELRNDIEARFDVPVLTIANKSDLSTDVEADHYMSVTEDDNVDGVLQAAIDAVDYELELPFDE from the coding sequence ATGAGCCATCCCTTCGAGGGTCTGCCGACGACGCCCACCGCCGAGGAGCTCGTGGACAAAGCCTTCTCGCGGGCGTCGCGCGCCGGCGGGGCCAAAGACGGGAACGAAGCCCAGCAGTCGATGCTGATGACGGCGTCGAACATCGCCTCCGACAACCTCGAGAACGTGGTGACCGCGTGGCCGACCATCGACGACCTCGACCCGTTCTACGTCGAACTCGCAGACGCAATCGTCGGCGAGGCCTATCCCGCGGACGACGACCCCGGTATCGACGCGCTGAAACAGCACCTCTCAGAGATTTCGTGGGCCGCGAGCAAGGTCACCGAGATACGCCAGGAGTACGAGAGCCGCGTCGCTCGCGGCGACATCGACACCGCCCGGAAGCTCCGCAAGCAGGCCTTCGCCCGCATCGCCGACGTGGTCGAGGAGGTCGAGGACGACCTCGCCGCCGTTTCGACCGCCCACAACGCCCTGAAAGGCATCCCCGACATCCGCCCGGACGAGCCGGCCATCGTCGTCGCCGGCTACCCCAACGTCGGCAAGTCGTCGTTCGTCAACCGCGTCACGCGGGCCGACAACGAAATCGCGTCGTACCCGTTCACGACGACCCAGATTCGGGTCGGGCACTTCGAGGACCAGCGCATCCGCTATCAGCTCGTGGACACCCCCGGTCTGCTCGACCGCCCGCCGGAGGACCGCAACGAAATCGAGTCACAGGCCGTGAGCGCGCTCGAACACCTCGCCGACGCCGTGCTCGTGTTCGTCGACCCCTCCGGCGAGTGTGGCTATCCGCTGGCGGACCAGCTGGAACTGCGCAACGACATCGAGGCGCGTTTCGACGTGCCGGTGCTGACCATCGCCAACAAGAGCGACCTCTCGACGGACGTGGAGGCCGACCACTACATGAGCGTCACCGAGGACGACAACGTCGACGGCGTGTTGCAGGCCGCCATCGACGCCGTGGACTACGAAC
- the gap gene encoding type I glyceraldehyde-3-phosphate dehydrogenase has translation MSEPVRVGLNGFGRIGRNVFRASLANDDVEIVGINDVMDDSEIDYFAQYDTVMGELEGASVDDGVLTVEGTDFEAGVFHETDPTQLPWEDLDVDVAFEATGIFRTKEDASQHLDAGADKVLISAPPKGEEPVKQLVYGVNHDEYDGEKVVSNASCTTNSITPVAKVLDEEFGIEAGQLTTVHAYTGSQNLMDGPNGKPRRRRAAAENIIPTSTGAAQAATEVLPELEGKLDGMAIRVPVPNGSITEFVVDLDDDVTESDVNAAFEEAAAGELEGVLGVTSDDLVSSDILGDPYSTQVDLQSTNVVSGMTKILTWYDNEYGFSNRMLDVAEYITE, from the coding sequence ATGAGTGAGCCAGTCCGTGTCGGCCTCAACGGCTTCGGCCGCATCGGCCGCAACGTATTCCGCGCATCGCTTGCGAACGACGACGTCGAAATCGTCGGTATCAACGACGTGATGGACGACTCGGAGATAGACTACTTCGCCCAGTACGACACCGTCATGGGCGAACTCGAAGGGGCGAGCGTCGACGACGGCGTCCTCACGGTCGAGGGCACCGACTTCGAGGCGGGCGTCTTCCACGAGACCGACCCCACACAGCTCCCGTGGGAGGACCTCGACGTGGACGTGGCCTTCGAGGCGACCGGCATCTTCCGCACCAAGGAGGACGCGAGCCAGCACCTCGATGCGGGTGCTGACAAGGTCCTCATCTCCGCGCCGCCGAAGGGCGAGGAGCCGGTCAAACAGCTCGTCTACGGCGTCAACCACGACGAGTACGACGGCGAGAAGGTCGTCTCGAACGCCTCCTGTACGACCAACTCTATCACGCCGGTGGCGAAGGTGCTGGACGAGGAGTTCGGCATCGAGGCCGGCCAGCTGACCACGGTCCACGCCTACACCGGCTCCCAGAACCTGATGGACGGCCCGAACGGCAAGCCCCGTCGCCGCCGCGCCGCCGCCGAGAACATCATCCCGACCTCGACCGGTGCCGCGCAGGCGGCCACCGAGGTCCTGCCGGAACTCGAAGGGAAGCTCGACGGGATGGCCATCCGCGTCCCGGTGCCCAACGGCTCCATCACCGAGTTCGTCGTCGACCTCGACGACGACGTGACCGAGAGCGACGTCAACGCGGCCTTCGAGGAGGCCGCCGCCGGCGAACTCGAAGGCGTGCTGGGCGTCACGAGCGACGACCTCGTCTCCTCTGACATCCTCGGGGACCCCTACTCCACGCAGGTCGACCTGCAGTCGACGAACGTCGTCAGCGGGATGACGAAGATACTCACCTGGTACGACAACGAGTACGGCTTCTCGAACCGGATGCTCGACGTGGCCGAGTACATCACCGAGTAA
- a CDS encoding universal stress protein yields MYDDILFPTDGSDGANEALAHALELAETHDSTIHVLSVVDSTYLGSAGAEATTIESLQERTEQVIDETVDDIADHGAAVVSAHRMGDPYEEIIDYARTEDIDMIVMGTHGRSGLDRFLLGSVAEKVVRTADAPVLTVRLSGAT; encoded by the coding sequence GTGTACGACGATATTCTCTTTCCGACGGACGGGAGCGACGGCGCAAACGAGGCGCTCGCACACGCGCTGGAACTGGCGGAGACGCACGACTCGACGATTCACGTGCTCTCCGTCGTCGACTCGACGTACCTCGGGAGCGCCGGGGCGGAAGCGACGACCATCGAATCGTTGCAGGAACGGACCGAGCAGGTCATCGACGAGACGGTCGACGACATCGCCGACCACGGCGCGGCCGTCGTCTCTGCGCACCGCATGGGCGACCCCTACGAGGAAATCATCGACTACGCCAGGACCGAAGACATCGACATGATAGTCATGGGCACGCACGGCCGGAGCGGGCTGGACCGGTTCCTGCTGGGTAGCGTCGCCGAGAAGGTCGTCCGGACGGCGGACGCGCCGGTGTTGACGGTCCGACTGTCCGGGGCGACCTAA
- a CDS encoding ATP-grasp domain-containing protein: MHRLAVTTKAETFERMAEPLAARDIEVGHVETAERTLALDERPFDTYDVGFVYPSRIMEGAVADAMLDVPWVNDREAILRSRNKADVLARLGRAGVPVPETVVVSNPASEAELTAAFERFDPPVVVKPNSTTRGVGVAKAHDLDSFLGVVDYLDLVHDYRAVGDRSFLVQEYLADAADYRVMVVDGEYVGAVERRLPEASRERGRWKHNVHRGAEAEGRELPAELRALAEAAADELGIPYLGVDLLVTDGRAVVNETNARPTIDSATKYQDGFWDDLAALIRRTATR; the protein is encoded by the coding sequence ATGCACAGGCTGGCCGTCACGACGAAGGCCGAGACCTTCGAACGGATGGCGGAGCCGTTGGCGGCCCGGGACATCGAGGTGGGCCACGTCGAGACGGCCGAGCGGACGCTGGCGCTCGACGAGCGTCCCTTCGACACGTACGACGTGGGCTTCGTCTATCCGTCCCGAATCATGGAAGGGGCCGTCGCCGACGCCATGCTGGACGTCCCGTGGGTCAACGACCGCGAGGCCATCCTCCGCTCACGGAACAAGGCCGACGTGCTGGCGCGACTCGGCCGGGCGGGCGTTCCCGTCCCCGAGACCGTCGTCGTGTCGAACCCGGCCAGCGAGGCCGAACTGACGGCGGCGTTCGAGCGGTTCGACCCGCCAGTGGTCGTGAAGCCGAACTCGACGACCCGCGGCGTCGGCGTGGCCAAGGCTCACGACCTGGACTCGTTTCTCGGCGTCGTCGACTACCTGGACCTGGTCCACGACTACCGCGCGGTCGGCGACCGGTCGTTTCTCGTCCAGGAGTACCTGGCCGACGCCGCCGACTACCGCGTGATGGTCGTCGACGGCGAGTACGTGGGCGCGGTCGAGCGCCGACTCCCCGAGGCGAGCCGCGAACGGGGCCGCTGGAAGCACAACGTCCACCGCGGGGCCGAGGCCGAGGGGCGGGAGCTGCCGGCGGAGCTACGGGCGCTGGCGGAAGCGGCGGCCGACGAACTGGGGATTCCGTACCTCGGCGTCGACCTGCTGGTGACCGACGGGCGCGCGGTGGTCAACGAGACGAACGCCCGGCCGACAATCGACTCGGCGACGAAGTACCAGGACGGCTTCTGGGACGACTTGGCGGCGTTGATACGGCGAACGGCGACGCGGTGA
- a CDS encoding riboflavin synthase, translating to MFTGIVETTGEVQAVIDDEGGRRMRIGAPFEGLSHGQSISVSGVCLTVEKSVDGEWFEVFLARETLARTFFDDLDGGDRVNLERAMPADGRFDGHIVQGHVDTTAEVVGIEQEGEDWTFTFSLPEAHRDYLVEKGSITVDGISLTVADRREDAFDVAIIPTTYAETTLSEKSVGDPVHLEVDVVAKYVEQLV from the coding sequence ATGTTCACCGGAATCGTCGAGACCACCGGCGAGGTGCAGGCGGTTATTGACGACGAGGGCGGGCGGCGGATGCGCATCGGTGCGCCGTTCGAGGGGCTCAGTCACGGCCAGTCTATCAGCGTCAGCGGCGTCTGTCTCACCGTCGAGAAGTCGGTCGACGGCGAGTGGTTCGAGGTGTTTCTCGCACGGGAGACCCTCGCCCGGACGTTCTTCGACGACCTCGACGGCGGCGACCGGGTGAACCTGGAGCGGGCGATGCCGGCCGACGGGCGCTTCGACGGCCACATCGTGCAGGGCCACGTAGACACGACGGCCGAAGTCGTCGGCATCGAACAGGAGGGCGAGGACTGGACGTTCACGTTCTCGCTGCCCGAGGCCCACCGGGACTACCTGGTCGAGAAGGGGTCGATAACTGTCGACGGCATCAGCCTGACCGTCGCGGACCGCCGCGAGGACGCCTTCGACGTGGCTATCATCCCGACGACCTACGCCGAGACGACGCTGTCGGAGAAATCGGTCGGCGACCCGGTCCATCTGGAGGTCGACGTGGTGGCGAAGTACGTCGAACAGCTGGTCTAG
- the pdxT gene encoding pyridoxal 5'-phosphate synthase glutaminase subunit PdxT, producing MTLRAGVLAVQGDVSEHGTAIRRAGAAHDRTAEVVEIRESGLVPDCDVLLLPGGESTTISRLVHREGIADEIEAHVAAGKPVLATCAGLIVSATDAQDDRVDTLNLVDVAIERNAFGRQKDSFEAPLDVNGLDEPFPAVFIRAPVIDYVGEDVDVLATWEDRPVAVRDGPVVGTSFHPELTEDPRIHDLAFFDSVES from the coding sequence ATGACGCTACGCGCGGGTGTTCTCGCGGTTCAGGGCGACGTCTCTGAACACGGAACCGCAATCAGACGGGCGGGGGCGGCCCACGACCGGACGGCGGAGGTCGTCGAAATACGCGAGTCGGGGCTGGTCCCCGACTGCGACGTACTGCTGCTCCCGGGCGGAGAGTCCACCACGATTTCCCGGCTCGTCCACCGGGAGGGCATCGCCGACGAAATCGAGGCCCACGTCGCGGCCGGCAAGCCCGTGCTGGCGACGTGTGCCGGGCTCATCGTCAGCGCGACCGACGCACAGGACGACCGCGTCGACACGCTGAATCTCGTCGACGTCGCTATCGAGCGCAACGCCTTCGGCCGACAGAAGGACAGTTTCGAGGCCCCGCTCGACGTGAACGGCCTCGACGAGCCGTTCCCCGCGGTGTTCATCCGCGCGCCCGTCATCGACTACGTCGGCGAGGACGTGGACGTGCTCGCGACGTGGGAGGACCGCCCGGTCGCGGTCCGGGACGGGCCCGTCGTGGGCACGTCCTTCCACCCTGAACTGACCGAGGACCCCCGCATCCACGACCTGGCGTTTTTCGACTCCGTGGAGTCGTAG
- a CDS encoding ASCH domain-containing protein, protein MAHIDAGEILPNDHVQQMAAEGRVTQMHRGHQYADEGDTFEIDGTEFEVTDVTRRTLGDMTDEDAQREGSEDLDAYKERMRRVHGSFEWDDDSEVVRHRFAPVEE, encoded by the coding sequence ATGGCTCACATCGACGCCGGCGAGATTCTCCCCAACGACCACGTCCAGCAGATGGCCGCCGAGGGACGGGTCACGCAGATGCACCGCGGCCACCAGTACGCCGACGAGGGCGACACCTTCGAGATAGACGGGACGGAGTTCGAAGTGACCGACGTGACCCGCCGGACGCTGGGCGACATGACCGACGAGGACGCACAGCGCGAGGGGTCGGAAGACCTCGACGCGTACAAGGAGCGGATGCGACGGGTCCACGGGAGCTTTGAGTGGGACGACGACAGCGAGGTCGTCCGGCACCGTTTCGCCCCCGTCGAGGAGTAG
- a CDS encoding PrsW family intramembrane metalloprotease, with product MGKRRQDPVEVNADGSADLYEISTWERRSALDRFAHWLYHVGLRTLRYLVILAAVAILLLQVAFGSLGAVGDQPLFAGMAILSAVPALGLAVYIYYADVTTQEPLTLLVGTFLLGVLFAGFAGILNGVFGAPVQAIGSGFGLVPFLGQVFFFFLIVGPVEETVKLLAVRLYAFRDTRFDTVVDGAVYGAVAGLGFATIENALYITQNTQMVGGTVQLLAAGSDITAVRALAGPGHVIYSAFAGYYLGLAKFNPEDAGPIVLKGLLIASVIHAVYNTLSSPVTAILASLYNVDFLVAFFGFVIVYDSVFGLLLLKKIDAYRQAYHRAHADEDETALHSERTEFDP from the coding sequence ATGGGAAAGCGACGGCAGGACCCGGTCGAGGTAAACGCGGACGGGTCGGCGGACCTCTACGAGATATCGACCTGGGAACGCCGGTCGGCGCTGGACCGGTTCGCCCACTGGCTCTACCACGTCGGGCTCCGAACGCTGCGGTACCTGGTCATCCTCGCGGCCGTCGCGATTCTCCTCCTCCAGGTGGCGTTCGGGAGCCTCGGCGCGGTCGGCGACCAGCCGCTGTTTGCCGGGATGGCGATTCTCTCGGCCGTGCCGGCGCTCGGGCTCGCGGTCTACATCTACTACGCCGACGTGACCACACAGGAGCCGCTGACGCTCCTGGTGGGGACGTTCCTGCTGGGCGTGCTGTTTGCCGGCTTCGCGGGCATCCTCAACGGGGTCTTCGGCGCGCCGGTCCAGGCTATCGGCTCCGGGTTCGGCCTGGTGCCGTTTCTCGGCCAGGTGTTCTTCTTCTTCCTCATCGTCGGCCCCGTCGAAGAGACGGTGAAGTTGCTGGCGGTCCGCCTGTACGCCTTTCGGGATACCCGCTTCGACACCGTCGTCGACGGCGCGGTGTACGGGGCCGTCGCCGGACTGGGCTTTGCGACAATCGAGAACGCGCTGTACATCACCCAGAACACGCAGATGGTCGGGGGGACGGTCCAACTGCTCGCCGCAGGCAGCGACATCACCGCCGTCCGCGCGCTCGCCGGACCGGGCCACGTCATCTACTCGGCGTTCGCCGGCTACTACCTCGGCCTGGCGAAGTTCAACCCCGAGGACGCCGGCCCCATCGTCCTGAAGGGGCTGCTCATCGCCTCGGTCATCCACGCCGTCTACAACACGCTGTCCAGCCCGGTCACCGCTATCCTGGCCAGCCTCTACAACGTCGACTTCCTCGTCGCCTTCTTCGGGTTCGTCATCGTGTACGACTCGGTCTTCGGGCTGCTGTTGCTGAAGAAGATAGACGCCTACCGGCAGGCCTACCACCGCGCCCACGCCGACGAGGACGAGACCGCGCTCCACTCCGAGCGGACCGAGTTCGACCCCTAG
- a CDS encoding response regulator — translation MGHVASGVTVLCVDDEPSLADLIATHLERHDEGIEATGVTSATEGLSHLDEHDVDCIVSDYDMPGTDGLEFLEAVRARAPDLPFILFTSQGSEALASDAISAGVTDYIQKVHGTHQYAVLARRVRNAVEQVRAKAAAGAAEEQTKRILDAASDGVLISVGGTVAYANPAAAALFGTDDGRDLRDRVLTDLVEPSVTHETAPVRAVVENDRPAAQVSCIIRTLKDERIQVSITACAVTWDGDEGTVSVISTRDRPDERGRRLEALHEATRQLMAAQVRNKVAGIGVNAAADIIGLDANAVHLLDDDGRLEPVAATASLRELVDDIPTFEPGDSIAWRVYEHGEVTAVPDVRQEADVQNPETPIRSELYLPLGEYGILIAASTTVGAFDDADIVAGRVLAANMEAALAAVERDEQLRDRERELSAQNDRLEQFATVVSHDLRNPLNVAIGRLEALKQGGGDDNVDAVEQALDRMQALIDDLLLLARTGDGITETETVALATAVEDCWAVVDTGDASLVVDTDRRIRADVTRLKQLLENLIRNAVEHGSTNATRGDADRGGSDVTVTISDVPGGFAVSDDGPGIPEADREKVFESGHSTTVDGTGFGLTIVSQIADAHGWTVTLTESEHGGARFEFTGVDVR, via the coding sequence ATGGGCCACGTGGCGTCGGGCGTTACAGTCCTCTGTGTCGATGACGAACCGTCGCTGGCAGACCTCATCGCGACCCACCTCGAACGCCACGACGAGGGCATCGAGGCCACCGGCGTCACGAGCGCCACGGAGGGGCTGTCGCACCTGGACGAACACGACGTGGACTGTATCGTCAGCGACTACGACATGCCCGGCACCGACGGGCTGGAGTTCCTGGAGGCGGTCCGGGCCAGAGCCCCGGACCTGCCGTTCATCCTGTTCACCAGCCAGGGGAGCGAGGCGCTCGCGAGCGACGCCATCTCCGCCGGCGTCACCGACTACATCCAGAAGGTCCACGGAACCCACCAGTACGCCGTGCTCGCACGGCGAGTCCGGAACGCGGTCGAGCAGGTCAGGGCGAAAGCGGCGGCCGGGGCCGCAGAGGAACAGACGAAACGGATTCTCGACGCGGCGAGCGACGGGGTCCTCATCAGCGTCGGCGGCACCGTCGCGTACGCGAACCCCGCGGCGGCGGCGCTGTTCGGGACGGACGACGGCCGCGACCTGCGTGACCGCGTCCTGACCGACCTCGTCGAGCCGTCGGTCACACACGAGACAGCGCCCGTCCGGGCCGTCGTCGAGAACGACCGACCCGCCGCACAGGTCAGCTGTATCATCCGGACGCTCAAAGACGAGCGTATCCAGGTCAGCATCACGGCGTGTGCCGTCACCTGGGACGGGGACGAGGGGACGGTCTCGGTCATCAGCACCCGCGACCGTCCCGACGAACGCGGGCGACGGCTCGAAGCGCTCCACGAGGCCACCCGGCAGCTGATGGCCGCGCAAGTCCGCAACAAGGTCGCCGGCATCGGCGTCAACGCCGCCGCGGACATCATCGGCCTCGACGCGAACGCCGTCCACCTCCTCGACGACGACGGGCGGCTGGAGCCCGTCGCCGCGACCGCGTCGCTCAGGGAACTCGTCGACGACATCCCGACGTTCGAGCCGGGCGACAGCATCGCCTGGCGGGTGTACGAGCACGGCGAGGTGACGGCCGTTCCCGACGTGCGACAGGAGGCGGACGTCCAGAACCCCGAGACACCCATCCGCAGCGAGCTGTACCTCCCGCTGGGGGAGTACGGCATCCTCATCGCCGCATCGACGACCGTCGGCGCGTTCGACGACGCGGACATCGTCGCCGGGCGGGTCCTCGCGGCGAACATGGAGGCCGCCCTGGCGGCGGTCGAGCGAGACGAGCAGCTCCGTGACCGCGAGCGGGAGCTGTCGGCGCAAAACGACCGACTGGAGCAGTTCGCCACGGTCGTCAGCCACGACCTCCGCAATCCGCTGAACGTCGCCATCGGCCGGCTGGAGGCGCTGAAACAGGGCGGTGGCGACGACAACGTCGACGCGGTGGAGCAGGCCCTCGACCGGATGCAGGCGCTGATAGACGACCTGCTGTTGCTGGCCCGGACCGGCGACGGCATCACGGAGACGGAGACGGTGGCGCTGGCGACGGCAGTCGAGGACTGCTGGGCGGTCGTCGACACCGGCGACGCGTCGCTGGTGGTCGACACCGACCGCAGAATCCGGGCGGACGTGACCCGACTCAAGCAACTGCTGGAGAACCTGATTCGGAACGCCGTCGAACACGGTTCGACGAACGCAACGCGTGGCGACGCCGACCGCGGCGGTTCCGACGTGACGGTGACGATTAGCGACGTCCCCGGCGGGTTCGCCGTCTCGGACGACGGGCCGGGAATCCCCGAGGCCGACCGGGAGAAAGTGTTCGAGAGCGGTCACTCGACGACGGTCGACGGCACCGGGTTCGGGCTCACAATCGTCTCACAGATTGCCGACGCTCACGGGTGGACGGTCACGCTCACGGAAAGCGAGCACGGCGGCGCGCGCTTCGAGTTCACCGGCGTCGACGTGCGGTAA